ATCGccgctgtctcaccgtcaccgtccgctacggagcgcagAAGGATGAGACGGCCCGActccatggaatacaggatagcatttaaataccctagcattagataacggcagaacacagtgtaaataactaaatatctttaatactgtgcacatatcatcaaatgtcaaagtctggaaatacagccgttaagctcttgCACAATCGTTACACTTATGTCCTCGTTACACTTatgtcctcgttatcagtcCTAACTTTAATACTGCTCataacaaaacctgcatgaagaaaagtgtgtttgcctattagactttcatcttcaaattgtatcttggggtgggggggaataccactagttgatgctgtgattttggcaaggtgtctACAATCACtctaattgttgtaaacatattaatactgcggtgacccctgtgcgtaatgctgcatgatggcactgctggccctgcaggaggactaacccccaatggaagaatcaggagagaaaaaggcttcagggaccatgacgatgactggctaatatgcagATTTAAATTCCataaagctgagctcttggatctatgtactgaattgggtccagtagagagggcaacgcgccggaaccgtgacatcccggtccaaatacaggtcctcgccactctgggggataccggctgtttccagagggaaatggccagctgttaaataaatattatatataatcttcacctttatcactaaggcttgtttggatataatatacagtatagttctgttaaatcttatcatacaggtctggtatatcgaagctgtccccgagtgccgtaatgcctgccgttttagaagatattattaataaaggtagtctatagatcaggtttccctacactgtgcgacaacaggccgaaattataattcaattggCAGCAATTCACCAGCGTCTGAgaggttttttgctttttctccgccagtcgtcatgattcggCATGATTCAGTGACTGTCAGTGTCATTAACATACTTATTAGCATTCACGAGGTGctctgcattgactatttatggttaaaaatgggcgtgtacagggtgggataagaggctgattcacgtacgcacacttacttgtaggtaatctgtgatttataaagggaacattgcttacagatgtatgtacgcacggttttataaatctgaattgtttttggcgtacgccatttttggcttttgggcgtacgtacacttttagtatggatcctacgcacagttttataaatgagaccccagatcACTCCGATCAGATTTTAAAGGTCAGAACGAGGTCTAGAGATCACAGACCCTCAGAGTTGGGAGGCATTACACTTTAACGTGGTTTAACTGGACTGTTTTCCTGATTCTCCCTGATCCAGAGTTCATTAAATGTTTCTGTGTAAGTCATCAATGTCTCCAGAACCTTCTTCACGTATGGGAATATGAGTCGTGCTGCTCCTGAGGTTTCCTTAACAATGGCATTTTACTGTTTACATGAACATATTCCATTACTTTAGATCTATTGTAAGTGATCATAACGTATAGAGATATGTAAATATGCACATTTATAGTTTATTGATATGAtctttgttttgtcctgtgtcctGCAGTGAAGTGTGAACAGACCCCCACTCAGCTGAAGGGTTGCTATGAGAAACAGGAAACTGGACGACCACAGAACTGTTAGAGCTGTTAGAGCTGTTAGAGCTGTTTAACCACAGGGGACAAAACACCCAGACTCTCATGACAAGCACTACACACCCTGTTATCTACTATAATAGACCTTACACTGTGACTgttgtcacaaaaaaaacatttaattcgtttttttacaatatccctattttataaaatgttcttttctcaaaacgTCCTCTCAGGACATTAAACCAAGAACACACACGGTTTTCTTctgaaaatcaataaaaacatcttTACCTCTGCTccgtctgattggctgctgcaggttaCGTGATATGGTGACTTCACTGTATATGACGTCATCATCTCCAGCTTCAGCTTCAGCAGCTGAAATGAACCAAAGTTAACATTAATTTCAATCAGTTTATCCATTAAAGAGACATCCGTAAAGATGGAAAGATTATGTGATTCAATCAAAAGCTCCGGAGCATGCTAAAGGGCCCTCGTGGTGAGGATGGTTTGTCAACAACAGAATAGTGATTCATGAGAATCCTAAGAGACGTTTGACTTGAAGAAACTGTTGTTTGAACACTTCACTCCAATTCTGAAATTGAAATATCAACAGTAAATTTAGATTTTAAACTGCAGCGCAATATGAGTATTATGAGACTAACCTCTAGGTTTCCTACGGATGTGTCTCACAAGTAGaaccaggagaaccaggagaaccaggagaaccagGACACCGACTGAAACAGCAGACCACAAcacaaggggaggaggagaggagccaGGActggaggggggagaggaagaAGTGGTGGAGGTTGGAGGAGGACTTGTAGTCGTGGAGGTTGTAGGAGGACTTGTAGTTTTCGTGGTCGTGGGTTTCCCTAAAATGAACAGAACAATATTTAATTAAAAGCAAAGAAATCAAAGTAAGTAGATAACACGTTCAGCTATTTCACTGTTCCTCCTTTTTATGTGAAGCTTTAGTCTTTTAACTTCAATGTTGTGTATCATGTATTGAGTGAATTCCCCTGGTCTAGTTAGAGGAAGAGATATCTGATATCAGACGGTGGGTTAGGCTGCTTCCACACCGTGTTAACCCAACCCTGGAGCGTTTCCTTGGATACGCCCGTTGGTTTGGGACGGTGTGAACTCTGGTGCAGACCAAATAACAGAACTCTGGTTGCTTGAATACGGAGgtctctgtttttttccaagtgGTCAAGATTTTGGTCACTTCATGTGAGAACACAATcagacacacaggaagtgaCCCAAAAATCAATGcagaactaaataaaaaatgatgccCCCAAATCACACAGAGTCTACAGAActgtaggtgtgaaagcaccctaaGATGAATAATGACCTTTAACCTCCTCACCTGTGACAGAGACCCAGCTGGGTGGAGACTCTCCATCACTGCTGATGTTACACTTGTAGAGGCCTTCATCAGACCTGGAAACATGGTGGAtggtcatgtgacctgcagGCTCAGTCCTGATGAAGGAGCCATCTTTATAGAAACCAGCTGGGAGGTTGGAGGACGTCTTTGTTTTACAGAGCAGAGTGAGGTCTTCTCCCTCCGTCACAGGGAGGACAGGACTCTGCAGGATCACTGGTCCAcctcaacacagagacaaactacagcatgtcatccattcacacacagcttcatcaatactgactccacagtctgatcttaccagtgacagtgatgttgatgctgttactggTTGCTCCCTCTCTGGACTCACACCAGTAAACTCCACTGTCTGATGGGGCCATGTAGCTGATTTTACAGGAAGAACCAGCAGATATTCCTTCCCAGTCTTTACACTCAGCTCTAGTTTTTCTGGTTGTGTTCCTCCTCAGAGTCCATCCAGCAGAGCTGTCGTCCTcctcacagctcagagagacagactgtccTTTAAACATCTGAGAGCTGCTAGGActcacagtcagagagactggagggaggagggacagaaagaTGCAGTTATAGAAGATGATTTTCATTCTGACACATTCCTCATATTCCTCATTTCACTGTTCACTGCTCTGCAGTTTAACTCCTCAACCACTGTCTGAAACACTAACTTTTCTGTTAGTGAGTGAATAACTGTTCAGATGTGACAAAGACGTCTACTGACCTTGGTTGGTTGTGCAGCTCAGCAGTGAGATCAGAACTGAAGAGAAATGACCCTCAGGTTAGTTTAACAGGCAACAAGACATCAAAACAGAAAAACTCTGGCTGTAGTGCACCGAAAAACAATGCACTGATATGAGATAGTTatgcaacgtgacatcatgacttcgcgtaaacatacacaccactttctaaagccaagtggcgcttgttatctgtacgcattatgAGCTATCCACATGTATGTCTACACTAGAACGGGACGTTGTATTTCGAGCTCaggttggatttaggaaaacaataacgggacgcgggacaacaacggcacgtttgggtttaggaaaagaacaacggggttaGGTTTAGTACAAGAAGAAAgctacagttgggtttaggaaacgtgacacgcgggacatgatccccagtctcctgagtgaaagtcctgtgtttgacccatcttcccccccgaccaacctccctacgcagatttttaAGCTTATTAAGAAAAATAATGagatttcattatttttttacagtgcactctgtatcactcactacGTTGAATCAATCTTCCTGTACCATTCATCTGTTTGTGTCGTTGTGCACTGCAGTcggttttatttatatttcaggAACTATTTGTCGTAGTACACTGACCTCTGGTTGTCTGTTTTACGCATTTGAGCTTGACGGCCAGACGTGCACTCATCTTTTGGATGTTGACATGAGCACTGAACGGTTTCACCACTCTACTGTCAATAACATACTCAGTGTAATTACATATCTTATTTTGACAAATCCCTTATCTAATAGAGAGAGGACATTAGGTATGTATACTGTCTCACACATTTACATGAGCAGATAGATAGCAGTGAATGACATAGCCTACAGAATAACTCAAGCTGAGACAGCCCTACTCGTAGTGTCCCCCCATTCAGCTTACTCACTCTGATTCGGTCTCTAAAGCACACCCACCTAACATTAGAGTACGTTTGTAAGAGATTTAGCAGAGCTAGGGCTAAGTCTTtctttcaatcctagtgacgtccTGTTGGAGACCACACATTACGTCCACACTTACCCCTAGCAGCACGCTGTAACGTCACCTGACGTCCTCCATATTGAAATGTGGTTATCTGAGACATCACATCGTGTCTACCAGTCACACAAACACCGAGTAAGCCCGTCCTCCTTCCTCGTCACGTGTCACTCCATGAGGCTTGAGCTGACAAGCAGTATAGAAAACTAATGTCAGTATCACCCATCCTCACTATGGAGGCACAGCTGGACAGTCACAGTCTCGCTGGACAGGCACAGTCACCCATAACTGCGACAGCCCCTCACAAACCGCTCACAGTTACTGTCACATCTGGGCACGTCAACACCCTTCACAGCCCACACTGGCCCGTCCAGACAGATGCTGCGAGTCTCTTAATGGACCTGCATTAGAAGACAGCGGGCTTCATGCTGTGTGTCAGCTATAGGGCTACAGACTGAGTGTATACGGAGGAAACTCCTCTAGCTTTGATTGATGATTTTATAGTACTTGATGatatttttacatattttttattctttttttagacGTGCACATATCTATCTGATGATTCTGGATAGGAGAATGATGTTATGATCtctgaaatgttcttttaattATAGAGTCAAATGCTAACTACACTGTTAAAATGGCACTTTAAAGATTAATTAAACAAGGTGTGTGATCTACCTCTCCCACAGTGTGTGTTCCAAGGGTCCCAAACCATGTAGAGTTCCGAAAAGTCTGACACTGCTGAAATCTCTCTGCTCTCtatagcctctctctctctctctctctctctcgctctcacacacacactctctgtctctgctctcgtctctctctctctgtcgcgctcgctctctcgctttctctctctctctcgtctctctctgtctctctctctctctctctctctctctctcctcgctctctctctctctggctctctgctctctctctctctctcgctctctctccagaaactctctctctctctctggcacacaatgtgttttgctgctgttaACACTATAGAAACAAAGCTaacatgctagcgttagccacctcgtttcggctagtgacgttgaaagctgtgcagattttgaccagctcaccagGAGACTGTAGAAGACTgtattcagaaaccgtatctcacttaaacagcatggatgtttttttcaaagtttgtatgcgtgtggaagcaccagagacacaaataaCTCccaaaatcccagaaaaagagatttttttcataatatgggcactttaaagtagTGTCCTACAGAAAGAGATCAAGTGAGGGAGAGAACAGACAACCAACATGCAGTGGTGACCTTTGACTTGAGTCATCTCTTCAGTCTCTGTGTGGATCATTGGACTGAACTCAGATGGAATCAGCTCTCAGATCATCTTTATTTCTATATTCTAATGCATCCAGGTGTGTCtgaatgggtgtgtgtgttttagttttacatatgtgtctgttgttgttggAACTCAGCATCATGTTGTGTCTTTTGGCGGAAGAACCTAAATAAGATAATAACTTGTTGGAACTGATCCACGAACAGAGAAACATGTTACTTGAAGACAAACTGCTGatcagacagaaaacagatgCACTGAACGTGTTTGTTCATAAAtgaactctttttttaaatattaatgatAAATGcagttctgtttctgtctgtccacTGGGCGTTTGTCCCTCCAGTGGTGGAGCTGATTATTCTGCAGACTTCCTGGAGGTGAAAGCCTTTCCAGTGAAATGATCCTCTGGAGACACAGAGTGAAAGCTGCCtcctgctggctgtctgactgcATTACATCATGCTTTCTTTCTCTCAAAGCCTCAGCACATAATTGGCTCAATGTATGCATCATCCAGATcatctttatttattaaaatggtagactttattatatatgtatgtgtgtgtgaatgaatgtaACACTCAGGGGCGGACAAAAGGTAACATCTACCTAAATGAAGTCAGTGTGTCATAGGAAGTCCCACGCTCTgtaagatatgatggtgctgaCCATTAAGAGCcagataataaggaattacaatagtccacaAATGCATGTCATAAACTGGCTCTAGGTCATGGCAAAAACTtggaagagacacacacatgccaatAAATCAGGTTATTAGGAAGCTGGTCCTTTTATTTCCTGTGGAGCAATGGGCCCAGGGCTTCAAATCATGCTGCATCAGCTGGCACCTTAAAAACCATCATGGATCGATTAGAGCAGGCAGACACAGAGGTAGGAGGGGCCATCACACTGGATCTTGCATCATTTTAAGACAGGTTGTGCCTAAGTATAGGCGGGTTCTTGAAGTTGTGTATGTAGGCGTTAAAGATATATTCTGATCAATGATAACTCTTTTCCTTACAatggtgctggaggccagggcgaTTTCATCCAGAGCTATATTCAGATAATGAGTTCGGAGGTGTTTGGGCCAAGTACAATACcttcagttttgtctgagtttaacatcagaggcctgtactatgaatcagatcaacatgtcctggatttatttcagttatcggcttcacctaacctaacaaccgcggtcctccataacctgtgtcacgacgctggttaaaactagttcaatcaactcagggtttcccaatccagcacattcacataaaagaggcagtgtttgcacagcacaaccaatcacaaacatctaccagagccgcatattttacataagaagagcaaactacaattctacataaatatgaggAACACAACAcgtttacaggcaaaacgcaatacagtcgctgcttcctaaaacaggagggaagctggcaaaaaaatagccgacgctgtaactgcgtaatcacaacgcttatcaatatcacttccccatcagtcggaccaagatctgaccataagtacacttgtgctttccataactgtcgttgctttagtcttttatttcagttgcaaccctggcagtgggaagccattgtgagagcaaataaaaattaaagctgcaagcagcgatggacgggccctcgctcctctgcgcgagTCGGGGTCACCgtcggtcgccgctccttgcgaccgtgcatttgcgcggcactcagacaccgcaaatcatcaccatgaaaagggaactccctgctgcgttcaagatacctcacacaagactctaccttagatggttcaaatgttatgacaGGGGGCGTGCTTAAGCATAGGGGCGGGccaaccatcaccaatgaagaagcaactctctgctgagttcaatgacacctcacacaagactcttccttaaatgggtcaccagttataaaaggggcgtggctaaattataggggccggttcaacccatcaccaattaaaaagaactctctgctgagttcaatgatacctcacacaaggtctaccttaatcggttcaatTGTTatgaagggggcgtggcttaatcATAGGGGGTGGGTCAAATCATCACAAtcaaaaggaactctctgctgagttcaatgatacctcacacaagatctaccttaaatggttcaaatgttatgaaagggggcgtggcttagccatagggggcgggcctaaccatcaccaatgaaagaagcaactctctgctgagttcactgatacctcacacaatgtcaaccttaaatcattcatgtttatgaaagggggtgtggcttaagcataggggcggccaaacatcaccaatgaagaagcaactctctgctgagttcaatgacacctcacacaagactcttccttaaacGGTTCAATGTTATGAAAGAGGgctggcttaagcatagggggcgggccaaaccatcaccaatgaagaaggaactctgctgattcattgacacctcacacaagactctaccttaaacggttcaaatgttatgaaagggggcgtggcctgagtaagtgggcgtggttatattataggggccggctcattatcacatgtagaccacacattctaagtttcatgtaaatcggatgatgtttgtcatataaggcgcatttcctgtgccagcggggggcgcgctatgaccaaaagtcaaatatggcctgtaggtgtcctcaggcctggacccctTGTCAATTGTGAGAATTTtcggcagatacgacaacgtacactcaagttacaacactTTATTTGTTcacgctcaacactcaaaatggccgccacgccacgcccacaccgtcagacgaaaagtttttctttaataacttttcatctttaaggtgttggatgatacagaccaagttttgaagtacatactttatacacatacttttaggcctacttcctgttgccactagggggcgctatgactttaagtaatatcggcctttattgtcctcagggttggactcttatgaatcctgaaaaagtttcgagccaatggTCATGTACGCTCAAGTTACACCACTTctctgtttcggcggcgaaacgcacaaaatggccgcccgccacggccatgccctatgacgaaaagttttttctttaacaactttcatctttaatgtcttaagatggcacagaccgaatttgaagtgatcggatgaaatctctaggaggagttcgttaaagtacggacatgtggaaatggccaaaatcgcactaatttcgactttgaaatcaaaaatggcggacttcctgttgggcttagggtatggcttcaatgacgttttttgtacatcttgacatgatacatatgtctaccaagtttcgtgagtctacgttaaacgcattgcaaggggctcaatttttaacatgtagggggcgctagcgagccatttttggcagcgcctattcccgaaacccttaaaatacgtacattttcaccagacttgatgcgaccgccaaatttggtgagtttttgaatatgtaaGCCCCTCAAAAGCAATTAATTTGCAGgggaaaataattccttcagtttcaatgggccttcgccgct
The sequence above is drawn from the Sander lucioperca isolate FBNREF2018 chromosome 17, SLUC_FBN_1.2, whole genome shotgun sequence genome and encodes:
- the LOC116039736 gene encoding Fc receptor-like protein 5, which gives rise to MFKGQSVSLSCEEDDSSAGWTLRRNTTRKTRAECKDWEGISAGSSCKISYMAPSDSGVYWCESREGATSNSINITVTGGPVILQSPVLPVTEGEDLTLLCKTKTSSNLPAGFYKDGSFIRTEPAGHMTIHHVSRSDEGLYKCNISSDGESPPSWVSVTGEEVKGHYSS